A stretch of Pygocentrus nattereri isolate fPygNat1 chromosome 8, fPygNat1.pri, whole genome shotgun sequence DNA encodes these proteins:
- the dnajc4 gene encoding dnaJ homolog subfamily C member 4 isoform X3 produces MQLDAHLRLCHNCMWYYKFSRRLLSVSAAHWSSTSYYDLLGIKPEASLEEIKNAFFDKSKKLHPDSDPSNPSLHSQFVKLNEAYRVLSKEGSRREYDLRLRHHYSGEQIFRPSSTYASNPSAESAERMRYWEQFRHAQDYTEEQWQKKRKKNLHLVGYCVVAMLLSISVHYFGFRKLEKVHNTFMDEKDRVITEIYKESKERARLNGFKKQQEILRQKHAEFLERYKIRKNGEEK; encoded by the exons ATGCAGTTGGACGCACATCTGCGGCTGTGTCACAACTGCATGTGGTACTATAAGTTCTCTCGGCGCTTACTCTCAGTTTCTGCCGCACACTG GTCGTCCACAAGTTACTATGATCTTCTTGGAATTAAACCCGAAGCATCACTGGAAGAAATAAAGAATGCATTTTTTGACAAGTCGAAAAAG CTGCACCCTGACAGTGACCCATCTAACCCAAGCCTACATAGCCAGTTTGTGAAGCTGAACGAGGCATACAGAGTGCTAAGTAAGGAGGGCAGCCGGAGGGAGTATGACCTACGGCTGAGGCACCACTACAGTGGAGAGCAGATCTTCAGACCCTCCTCCACATATGCTTCCAACCCCAG TGCAGAGTCAGCCGAGCGCATGCGTTACTGGGAGCAGTTCCGACATGCCCAGGATTACACGGAGGAACAATggcagaagaagaggaagaagaattTGCATCTGGTGGGCTACTGCGTTGTGGCCATGCTGCTCAGCATCAGCGTTCATTATTTTGGATTCAG GAAGCTAGAAAAAGTACATAATACCTTCATGGACGAGAAAGACAGAGTCATCACTGAAATCTACAAGGAGTCCAAAGAGAGAGCCAG gCTAAACGGCTTTAAGAAGCAGCAGGAGATCCTGAGACAGAAACACGCTGAGTTTCTGGAGAGGTACAAGATTCGCAAAAATGGTGAAGAGAAGTAG
- the dnajc4 gene encoding dnaJ homolog subfamily C member 4 isoform X2 — protein sequence MQNMSQGIMQLDAHLRLCHNCMWYYKFSRRLLSVSAAHWSSTSYYDLLGIKPEASLEEIKNAFFDKSKKLHPDSDPSNPSLHSQFVKLNEAYRVLSKEGSRREYDLRLRHHYSGEQIFRPSSTYASNPSAESAERMRYWEQFRHAQDYTEEQWQKKRKKNLHLVGYCVVAMLLSISVHYFGFRKLEKVHNTFMDEKDRVITEIYKESKERARLNGFKKQQEILRQKHAEFLERYKIRKNGEEK from the exons ATGCAAAACAT GAGTCAGGGCATTATGCAGTTGGACGCACATCTGCGGCTGTGTCACAACTGCATGTGGTACTATAAGTTCTCTCGGCGCTTACTCTCAGTTTCTGCCGCACACTG GTCGTCCACAAGTTACTATGATCTTCTTGGAATTAAACCCGAAGCATCACTGGAAGAAATAAAGAATGCATTTTTTGACAAGTCGAAAAAG CTGCACCCTGACAGTGACCCATCTAACCCAAGCCTACATAGCCAGTTTGTGAAGCTGAACGAGGCATACAGAGTGCTAAGTAAGGAGGGCAGCCGGAGGGAGTATGACCTACGGCTGAGGCACCACTACAGTGGAGAGCAGATCTTCAGACCCTCCTCCACATATGCTTCCAACCCCAG TGCAGAGTCAGCCGAGCGCATGCGTTACTGGGAGCAGTTCCGACATGCCCAGGATTACACGGAGGAACAATggcagaagaagaggaagaagaattTGCATCTGGTGGGCTACTGCGTTGTGGCCATGCTGCTCAGCATCAGCGTTCATTATTTTGGATTCAG GAAGCTAGAAAAAGTACATAATACCTTCATGGACGAGAAAGACAGAGTCATCACTGAAATCTACAAGGAGTCCAAAGAGAGAGCCAG gCTAAACGGCTTTAAGAAGCAGCAGGAGATCCTGAGACAGAAACACGCTGAGTTTCTGGAGAGGTACAAGATTCGCAAAAATGGTGAAGAGAAGTAG
- the dnajc4 gene encoding dnaJ homolog subfamily C member 4 isoform X1, whose amino-acid sequence MNVKVRGKYHRDGFNLHNKRTNLGFRSQGIMQLDAHLRLCHNCMWYYKFSRRLLSVSAAHWSSTSYYDLLGIKPEASLEEIKNAFFDKSKKLHPDSDPSNPSLHSQFVKLNEAYRVLSKEGSRREYDLRLRHHYSGEQIFRPSSTYASNPSAESAERMRYWEQFRHAQDYTEEQWQKKRKKNLHLVGYCVVAMLLSISVHYFGFRKLEKVHNTFMDEKDRVITEIYKESKERARLNGFKKQQEILRQKHAEFLERYKIRKNGEEK is encoded by the exons ATGAATGTAAAGGTTAGAGGAAAATACCACAGAGACGGCTTCAACCTGCACAATAAACGAACAAATCTAGGATTCAG GAGTCAGGGCATTATGCAGTTGGACGCACATCTGCGGCTGTGTCACAACTGCATGTGGTACTATAAGTTCTCTCGGCGCTTACTCTCAGTTTCTGCCGCACACTG GTCGTCCACAAGTTACTATGATCTTCTTGGAATTAAACCCGAAGCATCACTGGAAGAAATAAAGAATGCATTTTTTGACAAGTCGAAAAAG CTGCACCCTGACAGTGACCCATCTAACCCAAGCCTACATAGCCAGTTTGTGAAGCTGAACGAGGCATACAGAGTGCTAAGTAAGGAGGGCAGCCGGAGGGAGTATGACCTACGGCTGAGGCACCACTACAGTGGAGAGCAGATCTTCAGACCCTCCTCCACATATGCTTCCAACCCCAG TGCAGAGTCAGCCGAGCGCATGCGTTACTGGGAGCAGTTCCGACATGCCCAGGATTACACGGAGGAACAATggcagaagaagaggaagaagaattTGCATCTGGTGGGCTACTGCGTTGTGGCCATGCTGCTCAGCATCAGCGTTCATTATTTTGGATTCAG GAAGCTAGAAAAAGTACATAATACCTTCATGGACGAGAAAGACAGAGTCATCACTGAAATCTACAAGGAGTCCAAAGAGAGAGCCAG gCTAAACGGCTTTAAGAAGCAGCAGGAGATCCTGAGACAGAAACACGCTGAGTTTCTGGAGAGGTACAAGATTCGCAAAAATGGTGAAGAGAAGTAG